From a region of the Corallococcus coralloides DSM 2259 genome:
- a CDS encoding crotonase/enoyl-CoA hydratase family protein, which yields MSVRVEKNGPVTTVILHRPEVRNAVDAGTAQELADAFRAFDADPDAKVGVLYGDAGTFCAGADLKAVSEGRLLRLEPDGDGPMGPSRMRLSKPVVAAISGHAVAGGLELALWCDLRVAEEDAVLGVFCRRWGVPLIDGGTVRLPRLIGLSRALDLILTGRPVPASEALGMGLVNRVVPKGEARAAAEALAAQVAFFPQACMNADRASAYAQGDLAFEDAMRQEFEGGVKVLQSESIPGATRFAKGAGRHGQFE from the coding sequence ATGAGCGTGCGCGTCGAGAAGAACGGCCCCGTCACCACCGTCATCCTCCACCGGCCGGAGGTCCGCAACGCGGTGGACGCTGGCACGGCCCAGGAACTGGCGGACGCCTTCCGGGCCTTCGACGCGGACCCCGACGCGAAGGTGGGCGTCCTGTACGGCGATGCGGGCACCTTCTGCGCGGGCGCGGACCTCAAGGCCGTGTCGGAAGGGCGCCTCTTGCGCCTGGAGCCGGACGGGGACGGGCCCATGGGACCTTCGCGCATGCGCCTGTCCAAGCCCGTGGTGGCGGCCATCAGCGGCCACGCGGTGGCGGGCGGCCTGGAGTTGGCGCTGTGGTGCGACCTGCGCGTGGCGGAGGAGGACGCGGTGCTGGGCGTCTTCTGCCGCCGCTGGGGCGTGCCCCTCATCGACGGAGGCACCGTGCGCCTGCCCCGGCTGATTGGCCTGTCGCGCGCGCTGGACCTCATCCTCACCGGCCGCCCCGTGCCTGCCTCCGAGGCGCTGGGCATGGGCCTGGTCAACCGCGTGGTACCGAAGGGGGAGGCCCGGGCCGCGGCGGAGGCGCTGGCCGCCCAGGTCGCCTTCTTCCCCCAGGCCTGCATGAACGCGGACCGGGCTTCCGCCTATGCCCAGGGCGACCTGGCCTTCGAAGACGCGATGCGCCAGGAGTTCGAGGGCGGGGTGAAGGTGCTCCAGTCGGAGTCCATCCCCGGGGCCACGCGCTTCGCGAAGGGGGCGGGCCGGCACGGCCAGTTCGAGTAG
- a CDS encoding pyridoxal-phosphate dependent enzyme, with the protein MDIQQNILTAIGHTPLVKLNKLVGPNDATVLVKCEFMNPGASIKDRMALYIIEKAEREGKLKPGGTIVENTSGNTGMGVALAAAVKGYKCIFTMPDKMSLEKINRLKAMGAQVVVTPTNVPAEDPRSYYETSKRLAKETPGAFMLNQYHNPDNIEAHYHTTGPEIFQQTDGKIDYFVSGLGTGGTMSGAGKFLKEKIPGLKNVGVDPEGSVYEGYFKTGKLTEPHVYKVEGIGEDMLCGAMDFKVVDDVRQVDDRMCFNAARRLAREEGIFAGGSSGAAVHVAVQLAKEVGKGKTIVVVLPDSGSSYISKFHSDEWMRDNGFMQEKGAGTVRDIIGAKPRDLKTAKRGDRVDHVVETMRSNGISQMPVVSDDGRAVGMVHEYDLLNALVANKVKFQDSIDPIVAPLQGAVSAEASIDRLREIFARDNVAVVKDGETVVAIVTKIDLIDHLHRTAS; encoded by the coding sequence ATGGACATCCAACAGAACATCCTCACCGCCATTGGCCACACGCCGCTGGTGAAGCTCAACAAGCTCGTCGGTCCGAACGACGCCACCGTGCTCGTGAAGTGCGAGTTCATGAACCCCGGCGCGTCCATCAAGGACCGCATGGCGCTCTACATCATCGAAAAGGCCGAGCGGGAGGGGAAGCTCAAGCCCGGCGGCACCATCGTGGAGAACACGTCCGGCAACACCGGCATGGGCGTGGCGCTGGCCGCGGCGGTGAAGGGCTACAAGTGCATCTTCACCATGCCGGACAAGATGTCCCTGGAGAAGATCAACCGCCTGAAGGCCATGGGCGCCCAGGTCGTCGTCACGCCGACGAACGTCCCGGCGGAAGACCCGCGCAGCTACTACGAGACGTCCAAGCGCCTGGCCAAGGAGACGCCGGGCGCGTTCATGCTGAACCAGTACCACAACCCGGACAACATCGAGGCGCACTACCACACGACGGGTCCGGAGATCTTCCAGCAGACCGACGGGAAGATTGACTACTTCGTGTCCGGCCTGGGCACCGGCGGCACCATGAGCGGCGCCGGCAAGTTCCTCAAGGAGAAGATCCCCGGCCTGAAGAACGTCGGCGTGGATCCGGAAGGCTCCGTCTACGAGGGCTACTTCAAGACGGGCAAGCTCACCGAGCCGCACGTCTACAAGGTCGAGGGCATTGGCGAGGACATGCTCTGCGGCGCCATGGACTTCAAGGTCGTGGACGACGTGCGCCAGGTGGATGACCGCATGTGCTTCAACGCCGCCCGCCGCCTCGCGCGCGAGGAGGGCATCTTCGCGGGTGGCTCGTCCGGCGCGGCGGTGCACGTGGCGGTGCAGCTGGCGAAGGAAGTCGGCAAGGGGAAGACCATCGTGGTCGTCCTGCCGGACTCCGGCAGCAGCTACATCAGCAAGTTCCACTCCGACGAGTGGATGCGCGACAACGGCTTCATGCAGGAGAAGGGCGCTGGCACCGTGCGCGACATCATCGGCGCGAAGCCCCGCGACCTGAAGACCGCGAAGCGCGGCGACCGCGTGGACCACGTGGTGGAGACCATGCGCAGCAACGGCATCAGCCAGATGCCCGTGGTGTCCGACGACGGCCGCGCCGTGGGCATGGTGCACGAGTACGACCTGCTCAACGCCCTGGTCGCCAACAAGGTGAAGTTCCAGGACTCCATCGACCCCATCGTCGCCCCGCTCCAGGGCGCCGTGTCCGCCGAGGCCAGCATCGACCGGCTGCGTGAAATCTTCGCGCGCGACAACGTGGCCGTGGTGAAGGACGGCGAGACGGTCGTCGCCATCGTCACGAAGATCGACCTCATCGACCATCTGCACCGCACGGCGTCCTAA
- a CDS encoding FHA domain-containing protein: MAATILEARCVAPFVVRVRFSDGMEGEASLEPCLFDWDLARVPDLTPDLREWLRVPENFATVRLDADAGTLVWGDTRPFSPSIVYWRVERYRVPVTVRTKDGTVLAELLLGGRREVWRPGLTVGSAPTNTVVVDRPGVAPHHVKVTVGGGHHPCYVVTVVEGTTTAGGTTSSTPGETWRVPMRQPLLLELGDCTVQVE, translated from the coding sequence ATGGCCGCCACGATTCTCGAAGCCCGCTGTGTCGCGCCCTTCGTCGTCCGGGTCCGCTTCAGTGACGGGATGGAGGGCGAGGCCAGCCTGGAGCCCTGCCTCTTCGACTGGGACCTCGCGCGTGTCCCCGACCTCACCCCGGACCTGCGCGAGTGGCTGCGCGTCCCCGAGAACTTCGCGACGGTCCGGCTGGATGCGGACGCGGGCACGCTCGTGTGGGGAGACACGCGGCCCTTCAGCCCGTCCATCGTGTACTGGCGCGTGGAGCGCTACCGGGTGCCCGTGACCGTGCGCACGAAGGACGGGACGGTGCTCGCGGAGCTGCTGCTCGGCGGCCGGCGCGAGGTCTGGAGGCCGGGGCTCACCGTGGGGAGCGCCCCCACCAACACCGTCGTCGTGGACCGGCCCGGCGTGGCGCCCCACCACGTGAAGGTGACCGTGGGCGGCGGCCACCACCCCTGCTACGTCGTGACGGTGGTGGAGGGCACCACGACCGCCGGGGGCACCACGTCTTCAACGCCCGGCGAGACGTGGCGCGTCCCCATGCGGCAGCCCCTGCTGCTGGAGCTGGGGGACTGCACCGTGCAGGTGGAATGA
- a CDS encoding RNA polymerase sigma factor, with protein sequence MFSRGARTWTATVPPESGVDAVDARGSASADEARLRLLVQRVQQGDLAAFEQLYEATKLDAARTLRHLVGNRVEVDDLLQETYLRLLTAVKGFRGESRFKTFLYRVCANVALSHLRWKRRRPEDPFADPPEMVATGEDPERAAERRQAARLVEAALEKLKPKKRIVFVYAELCGMSPDEIALAVGSSPNTVRSRLHHARLEFTEAMQRLVVARPVGGSHGRP encoded by the coding sequence GTGTTCAGCCGAGGAGCGCGCACGTGGACGGCCACGGTCCCGCCGGAGTCCGGCGTGGACGCGGTGGACGCGCGTGGGTCGGCTTCTGCGGACGAAGCCCGCCTGCGGCTCCTGGTCCAGCGGGTCCAGCAGGGGGACCTGGCCGCCTTCGAGCAGCTCTACGAGGCCACGAAGCTGGACGCGGCGCGGACCCTGCGCCACCTGGTGGGAAACCGCGTGGAGGTGGATGACCTCCTTCAGGAGACGTACCTGCGGCTGCTCACGGCGGTGAAGGGCTTCCGGGGAGAGTCCCGCTTCAAGACGTTCCTCTACCGGGTGTGCGCCAACGTGGCGCTCAGCCATCTGAGGTGGAAGCGGCGCCGGCCGGAGGACCCCTTCGCGGACCCGCCAGAGATGGTGGCGACGGGGGAGGACCCGGAGCGCGCCGCGGAGCGTCGTCAGGCCGCCCGGCTGGTGGAGGCGGCGCTGGAGAAGCTCAAGCCCAAGAAGCGCATCGTCTTCGTCTACGCCGAGCTGTGCGGCATGAGCCCGGACGAGATTGCCCTCGCCGTGGGAAGCTCGCCCAACACCGTGCGCAGCCGCCTGCACCACGCGAGATTGGAGTTCACCGAAGCCATGCAGCGTCTGGTCGTCGCCCGGCCGGTGGGAGGTTCCCATGGCCGGCCATGA
- a CDS encoding FecR family protein, whose amino-acid sequence MAGHETQALWALAAGELDAAGKARVEAHVAECAACAAEWKRVVEARALLHTARSVEPSVRWEETGAKLKAAAAKRMAAPERRFLSPWAMTLAGACAVALVVWLGGARWKNAAQGPESPVATRPGTGQRGPPEGTVASGAASPSAPEKQEAVAALSEAASTTEAERVTGAVVREATGVEHALAAGMRLRSGMAVRTPPKASAVLRLPDESRVRLSAGSDVVFARAESKAVHLTVQQGRLSVKASHAQRDAFLVESAGLRVSVVGTVFSVERTAAGAAVAVLEGRVRVDAEGQPPRFVDAGERVELAGTGEALKPRALSAGDRQAFRDLQAAAPSAAVASVVPSKKGPSRVEVSPSVATRDTPAEARTSAAGTSPVENNAASSQAVAQQTPNAPAPVGNNTAPSQAVAQKTPDALAPEAPRTAVAQAPAVPAPGEALAQAHTPNTEIPQAVHPREPTPSDDFAPYPGASAGSLASSAPTPGAVQAPSMAPATPSEPRKRKTLGGLVPGGLLSDDSDERFLGYAKVQTAGTTCGQFLVGLGEIASASPRTSHREQARILRGRCFNRQHLPADAEDEFRQYLREFPNGHYATEARIALGMSPEPEPGALPKKPAPLPPPVTPRWNGSPQRVPVSPGVPRRW is encoded by the coding sequence ATGGCCGGCCATGAGACACAGGCCCTGTGGGCGCTGGCCGCGGGGGAGCTGGATGCCGCCGGCAAGGCCCGCGTGGAGGCGCATGTGGCGGAGTGCGCCGCGTGCGCCGCGGAGTGGAAGCGCGTGGTGGAGGCCCGGGCACTGCTGCACACGGCGCGCTCGGTGGAGCCCTCCGTGCGGTGGGAGGAGACGGGGGCGAAGCTGAAGGCCGCCGCGGCGAAGCGGATGGCGGCGCCCGAGCGGCGGTTCCTGTCGCCGTGGGCGATGACGCTCGCGGGGGCCTGTGCCGTCGCGCTGGTGGTGTGGCTGGGGGGGGCGCGCTGGAAGAATGCGGCGCAAGGGCCGGAGTCCCCGGTCGCGACCCGCCCGGGCACTGGGCAGCGTGGCCCCCCGGAGGGAACGGTCGCGTCGGGTGCGGCATCTCCTTCGGCGCCTGAAAAGCAGGAAGCGGTCGCGGCTCTTTCGGAAGCGGCCTCCACTACGGAGGCGGAGCGTGTCACCGGCGCGGTGGTGCGGGAGGCCACGGGTGTGGAACATGCGCTGGCGGCAGGGATGCGGCTGCGCTCGGGCATGGCGGTGCGGACGCCTCCGAAGGCGTCGGCCGTGCTGCGGCTCCCGGATGAAAGCCGCGTGCGTCTGTCGGCGGGCTCGGACGTGGTGTTCGCCCGCGCCGAGTCGAAGGCCGTGCACCTGACCGTCCAGCAGGGACGGCTGTCCGTGAAGGCCTCGCATGCGCAGCGCGACGCGTTCCTCGTGGAGTCCGCGGGCCTGCGGGTGTCCGTCGTGGGGACGGTCTTCTCGGTGGAGCGCACGGCGGCCGGGGCCGCGGTGGCGGTGCTCGAAGGACGCGTGCGCGTGGACGCGGAGGGTCAGCCTCCGCGCTTCGTGGACGCGGGCGAGCGCGTGGAACTCGCGGGCACGGGTGAAGCCTTGAAGCCTCGCGCGCTCTCCGCCGGAGATCGGCAGGCGTTCCGGGACCTGCAAGCCGCGGCTCCCAGCGCCGCGGTCGCGAGCGTCGTGCCCTCGAAGAAGGGACCGTCACGCGTTGAAGTGAGCCCGTCCGTTGCCACCCGCGACACGCCCGCGGAGGCGCGCACGTCCGCGGCTGGCACCTCGCCCGTGGAGAACAACGCCGCGTCGTCCCAGGCAGTCGCGCAGCAGACGCCCAACGCCCCGGCCCCCGTGGGGAACAACACCGCGCCGTCGCAGGCCGTCGCCCAGAAGACGCCCGATGCTCTGGCTCCCGAGGCGCCGCGCACCGCGGTTGCCCAGGCCCCTGCCGTGCCCGCTCCGGGAGAGGCCCTGGCCCAGGCGCACACTCCCAACACGGAGATTCCGCAGGCCGTGCATCCGCGCGAGCCCACCCCGTCCGACGACTTCGCGCCCTACCCCGGCGCTTCGGCGGGTTCGCTCGCGTCCTCCGCGCCCACGCCGGGCGCCGTGCAGGCTCCCTCCATGGCTCCGGCCACGCCCTCGGAGCCTCGCAAGCGCAAGACGCTGGGCGGGCTCGTTCCGGGCGGACTGCTGTCGGACGACTCCGATGAGCGCTTCCTCGGCTACGCCAAGGTCCAGACGGCTGGCACCACGTGCGGGCAGTTCCTCGTGGGACTGGGGGAGATCGCCTCCGCCAGCCCTCGCACGAGCCACCGGGAACAGGCGCGCATCCTGCGCGGCCGCTGCTTCAACCGGCAGCACCTGCCCGCGGACGCGGAGGACGAGTTCCGCCAGTACCTCCGCGAGTTCCCCAACGGCCACTACGCCACCGAGGCCCGCATCGCCCTGGGCATGTCCCCCGAGCCCGAGCCCGGCGCCCTCCCGAAGAAACCCGCGCCCCTGCCTCCTCCCGTGACGCCGCGCTGGAACGGGTCGCCCCAGCGCGTGCCCGTCAGCCCCGGGGTTCCTCGTCGCTGGTGA
- a CDS encoding FxsA family protein: protein MLKALVIVCILLPLAELYLLITLGHHIGLGSTLGLLAASAVLGSLIARRQGEKVFRNWREAMAGGGVPEEGLLNGVLVMVGGALLIAPGFISDVMGLALMVPPVRRVVTARVRRSLEQTLRSGTVRFTQVGPVPGVDPFQDARRFDPQETAAKVEPSGEEGPTAFRRPRSEGGEVDAEFTSDEEPRG from the coding sequence GTGCTCAAGGCCCTCGTCATCGTCTGCATCCTGTTGCCCCTGGCGGAGCTGTACCTGTTGATCACCCTGGGGCATCACATCGGGTTGGGGTCCACGCTCGGGCTGCTGGCGGCCTCCGCCGTGCTGGGGAGCCTCATCGCCCGGAGGCAGGGCGAGAAGGTGTTCCGCAACTGGCGCGAGGCCATGGCCGGTGGCGGCGTGCCCGAGGAGGGCCTGCTCAACGGCGTGCTGGTGATGGTGGGCGGCGCGCTGCTCATCGCGCCGGGGTTCATCTCGGACGTGATGGGGCTTGCGCTGATGGTGCCGCCGGTGCGCCGCGTGGTGACGGCGCGGGTGCGGCGGTCGCTGGAGCAGACGCTGCGGTCGGGCACCGTGCGCTTCACGCAGGTGGGGCCTGTTCCGGGCGTGGATCCGTTCCAGGACGCCCGGCGCTTCGACCCGCAGGAGACGGCCGCGAAGGTGGAGCCCTCGGGGGAGGAGGGCCCCACCGCCTTCCGCCGCCCCCGGAGCGAAGGGGGCGAGGTGGACGCGGAGTTCACCAGCGACGAGGAACCCCGGGGCTGA
- a CDS encoding MaoC family dehydratase — protein MRYFEDFPVGEIMERGPYVVTREEIIAFARQFDPQPFHIDEDAAGKSIYGGIIASGWHTAAICHKLMVEGLLGQAAGMGSPGLDELRWKKPVRPGDSLRIRIETLEARPSASKPDRGALKLRLEVVNQHGEVVMTEVANALFARRPPAP, from the coding sequence ATGCGCTACTTCGAGGACTTCCCCGTCGGCGAAATCATGGAGCGGGGGCCGTACGTGGTGACGCGCGAGGAGATCATCGCGTTCGCGCGCCAGTTCGACCCCCAGCCCTTCCACATCGACGAGGACGCCGCCGGCAAGAGCATCTACGGCGGCATCATCGCCAGCGGCTGGCACACCGCCGCCATCTGCCACAAGCTCATGGTGGAGGGCCTGCTGGGCCAGGCCGCCGGCATGGGCTCGCCCGGCCTGGACGAGCTGCGCTGGAAGAAGCCGGTGCGCCCCGGTGACTCGCTCCGGATCCGCATCGAGACGCTGGAGGCGAGGCCCTCCGCGAGCAAGCCGGACCGCGGCGCGCTCAAGCTGCGCCTGGAGGTCGTGAACCAGCACGGCGAGGTGGTGATGACGGAGGTGGCCAACGCCCTCTTCGCCCGCCGCCCGCCGGCGCCCTGA
- a CDS encoding discoidin domain-containing protein yields MRNRLLGPTCLLGAWLATGCESPPAPTDSDVPPVALPAPSAQDEETSLAASNCNQLVTQAVTASGDDGNVPANTQDDNLGTRWSAQGTGVWLQMDLGSAQTLTGTTIAWHRGNERQNHFVVSTSTDGSTFTQAYAGDSALNTSAQTVAFSSRSARYVRITVNGNTVNDWNSIAETRACAASAPPSSSDSGPVLPRQPYLQSVKQTSAIVAFRTASSCNPTVRYGEGTSLTSSVSAGVSGTRHAVKLDGLSAGRTYGYVVEACGSKTGLRSFQTSTTSAATKAHFTAMGDFGTGGSMQKKVMAVMNTPQWRSELLLALGDNAYPDGTDAEFQAHLFTPMAGLLREVPMFATPGNHEYVTNQAQPYLDNMYLPANNPQGTERYYSFDWGPVHFISLDSNCAVGLASADRCTLAAQKAWAESDLAANTRPWTVAFFHHPSWSSGEHGSQLTMRRQFGPLFEKYGVDLVLTGHDHDYERSKPMFGDNVASSTQRGIPYLVVGSGGATLRPFPNSQPAWTALRDNQAYGFLDVTVDGGTLTARLITSSNTVRDTLMLKKTLAKASARGVQASALEAEEAAAEEAHDTPPGPTDDRAEPVQRGPVPPADTLESVADPEEPLPQ; encoded by the coding sequence ATGCGTAACCGACTGCTTGGCCCCACCTGCCTCCTGGGCGCGTGGCTCGCGACTGGCTGCGAGTCACCGCCTGCTCCCACTGACTCCGACGTCCCTCCCGTCGCGCTGCCGGCTCCGTCAGCGCAAGACGAGGAGACCTCCCTCGCCGCGTCCAACTGCAACCAGCTCGTCACCCAGGCGGTGACGGCCAGCGGTGACGACGGCAACGTTCCCGCCAACACGCAGGACGACAACCTGGGCACGCGCTGGAGCGCCCAGGGGACGGGCGTGTGGCTCCAGATGGACCTGGGCTCGGCGCAGACGCTCACGGGCACCACCATCGCGTGGCACCGGGGCAACGAGCGCCAGAACCACTTCGTCGTCTCCACGTCCACGGACGGCAGCACCTTCACCCAGGCGTACGCGGGTGACAGCGCGCTCAACACGTCCGCGCAGACGGTGGCGTTCTCCTCGCGCAGCGCGCGCTACGTGCGCATCACCGTCAACGGCAACACGGTGAACGACTGGAACTCCATCGCGGAGACCCGCGCGTGCGCGGCCAGTGCGCCGCCGTCCTCCAGCGACTCCGGCCCCGTGCTGCCGCGCCAGCCGTACCTGCAGAGCGTGAAGCAGACGTCCGCCATCGTGGCCTTCCGCACCGCCAGCAGCTGCAACCCCACGGTGCGCTACGGCGAGGGCACCAGCCTCACGTCCTCCGTCAGCGCGGGCGTGTCCGGCACGCGCCACGCGGTGAAGCTGGACGGCCTGTCCGCGGGCCGCACCTACGGCTACGTGGTGGAGGCCTGCGGCAGCAAGACGGGCCTGCGGAGCTTCCAGACGTCCACGACGTCCGCGGCCACCAAGGCGCACTTCACCGCGATGGGCGACTTTGGCACCGGCGGCAGCATGCAGAAGAAGGTGATGGCGGTGATGAACACGCCGCAGTGGCGCTCGGAGCTGCTCCTGGCCCTGGGCGACAACGCCTATCCGGATGGCACGGACGCCGAGTTCCAGGCGCACCTCTTCACGCCCATGGCCGGGCTCCTGCGCGAAGTGCCCATGTTCGCCACGCCCGGCAACCACGAGTACGTGACGAACCAGGCGCAGCCCTACCTGGACAACATGTACCTGCCGGCCAACAACCCGCAGGGCACCGAGCGCTACTACTCGTTCGACTGGGGCCCGGTGCACTTCATCTCCCTGGACTCCAACTGTGCGGTGGGCCTGGCGTCCGCGGACCGGTGCACGCTCGCGGCGCAGAAGGCGTGGGCGGAGTCGGACCTGGCCGCGAACACGCGCCCGTGGACGGTGGCCTTCTTCCACCATCCGTCCTGGTCCAGCGGCGAGCACGGCTCGCAGCTCACCATGCGCCGCCAGTTCGGTCCGCTGTTCGAGAAGTACGGCGTGGACCTGGTGCTCACCGGCCATGACCACGACTACGAGCGCAGCAAGCCCATGTTCGGCGACAACGTGGCCTCCAGCACCCAGCGCGGCATCCCGTACCTCGTGGTGGGCAGCGGCGGCGCCACGCTGCGTCCCTTCCCCAACAGCCAGCCCGCATGGACCGCGCTGCGTGACAACCAGGCCTACGGCTTCCTGGACGTGACGGTGGACGGCGGCACGCTCACCGCGCGGCTCATCACCTCCAGCAACACCGTGCGCGACACGCTGATGCTCAAGAAGACGCTGGCCAAGGCTTCGGCCCGCGGCGTCCAGGCCAGCGCGCTGGAGGCGGAGGAGGCCGCGGCGGAGGAGGCGCACGACACGCCTCCGGGTCCCACGGACGACCGCGCCGAGCCGGTGCAGCGCGGCCCCGTGCCGCCCGCGGACACGCTGGAGTCCGTGGCCGACCCTGAAGAGCCGCTTCCGCAGTAG
- a CDS encoding cystathionine gamma-synthase, whose protein sequence is MRFDTLAIHAGQEPDPTTGAIMTPVYLTSTYVQDGPGEHKGYEYSRTQNPTRKALQDCLAALEGAKYGAAFASGLAGTDMLMHMLEAGDHVIVSDDVYGGTFRIFDKVFKRSGLNFSFVDLSKPENFEAAITPKTKMVWVETPTNPMLKLIDLARIAEVAKKRGIISVADNTFMTPYFQKPLNLGFDVVAHSTTKYLNGHSDVVGGFVCTSRDDIAERMYFLQNAVGGVSGAFDSFLVLRGVKTLHVRMDRHAQNAMKVAQYLSTHKQVKKVTYPGLETHPQHALAKQQMTGFGGMLTFDIHGGLEAARTFLKTVKVFACAESLGGVESLIEHPAIMTHASIPRETREKLGIADGFIRLSVGIEDAQDLIDDLANALDRVK, encoded by the coding sequence ATGCGCTTCGACACGCTCGCCATCCACGCCGGCCAGGAGCCGGATCCCACCACCGGCGCCATCATGACGCCCGTGTACCTGACCTCCACCTACGTCCAGGACGGGCCGGGGGAGCACAAGGGCTACGAGTACAGCCGCACGCAGAACCCCACGCGCAAGGCGCTGCAGGACTGCCTGGCCGCGCTGGAAGGCGCGAAGTACGGCGCCGCGTTCGCGTCCGGCCTGGCCGGCACGGACATGCTGATGCACATGCTGGAGGCCGGTGACCACGTCATCGTCTCCGACGACGTGTACGGCGGCACCTTCCGCATCTTCGACAAGGTGTTCAAGCGCTCTGGCCTGAACTTCTCCTTCGTGGACCTCTCCAAGCCGGAGAACTTCGAGGCGGCCATCACCCCGAAGACGAAGATGGTCTGGGTGGAGACGCCGACGAACCCGATGCTCAAGCTCATCGACCTGGCGCGCATCGCCGAGGTCGCCAAGAAGCGCGGCATCATCTCCGTCGCGGACAACACGTTCATGACGCCGTACTTCCAGAAGCCCCTCAACCTGGGCTTCGACGTCGTGGCGCACTCCACGACGAAGTACCTCAACGGCCACAGCGACGTGGTGGGCGGCTTCGTCTGCACCAGCCGCGACGACATCGCGGAGCGGATGTACTTCCTGCAGAACGCGGTGGGCGGCGTGTCCGGCGCCTTCGACAGCTTCCTCGTGCTGCGCGGAGTGAAGACGCTGCACGTGCGCATGGACCGCCACGCGCAGAACGCGATGAAGGTGGCCCAGTACCTGTCCACGCACAAGCAGGTGAAGAAGGTCACCTACCCGGGCCTGGAGACGCACCCGCAGCACGCGCTCGCCAAGCAGCAGATGACGGGCTTCGGCGGCATGCTGACGTTCGACATCCACGGCGGCCTGGAGGCGGCGCGCACCTTCCTCAAGACGGTGAAGGTCTTCGCCTGCGCCGAGTCCCTGGGCGGCGTCGAGTCCCTCATCGAGCACCCGGCCATCATGACCCACGCCTCCATCCCCAGGGAGACGCGGGAGAAGCTGGGCATCGCGGATGGCTTCATCCGCCTGTCCGTCGGCATCGAGGACGCGCAGGACCTCATCGACGACCTCGCGAACGCGCTCGACCGCGTGAAGTAG
- a CDS encoding class I SAM-dependent methyltransferase produces MSDEGKQETQGAGGMFENRLRKNAKRLRKWARAQGLTAFRVYDRDIPEYPYAVDLYGDHAHVVEFPRRKAHAKGTTESSERDEVLAAVTAVLGVPPERTSVKTHTPQPWGRSQYGRVGEGSERLVVEEQGLKFWVNLGDYLDTGLFMDHRNTRARVRSEAKGKHFLNLFAYTGAFTVYAAAGGAAGSVSVDLSNTYLDWAEDNLVLNGLADPRHVLIRADAKAWLEDQAKHGDDRYDLIVCDPPSFSTSKKMSGTFDVQRDHVRMLEHLRALMAPGGVLYFSTNFLGFELKDSATRAMAQVEEITPRSIPEDFHRKEIHRCWRMVAPSR; encoded by the coding sequence ATGTCGGACGAAGGCAAACAGGAGACGCAGGGCGCGGGTGGCATGTTCGAGAACCGCCTGCGCAAGAACGCGAAGCGCCTGCGCAAGTGGGCCCGCGCGCAGGGGCTCACCGCCTTCCGCGTCTACGACCGGGACATCCCCGAGTACCCCTACGCCGTGGACCTCTACGGCGACCACGCCCACGTCGTGGAGTTCCCCCGCCGCAAGGCCCACGCGAAGGGCACCACGGAGAGCTCGGAGCGCGACGAGGTGCTCGCCGCCGTCACCGCCGTGCTGGGTGTGCCGCCCGAGCGCACGTCCGTGAAGACGCACACGCCCCAGCCCTGGGGCCGCTCGCAGTACGGCCGCGTGGGAGAGGGCAGCGAGCGGCTGGTGGTGGAGGAGCAGGGCCTCAAGTTCTGGGTGAACCTGGGCGACTACCTGGACACCGGCCTCTTCATGGACCACCGCAACACCCGCGCGCGCGTGCGCAGCGAGGCCAAGGGGAAGCACTTCCTCAACCTCTTCGCCTACACCGGCGCGTTCACCGTGTACGCGGCGGCCGGCGGCGCGGCGGGCAGCGTGAGCGTGGACCTGTCCAACACGTACCTGGACTGGGCGGAGGACAACCTGGTCCTCAACGGCCTGGCGGACCCGCGCCACGTGCTCATCCGCGCGGACGCGAAGGCGTGGCTGGAGGACCAGGCGAAGCACGGCGATGACAGGTACGACCTCATCGTCTGCGACCCGCCGTCGTTCTCCACGTCGAAGAAGATGTCGGGCACCTTCGACGTGCAGCGCGACCACGTGCGGATGCTGGAACACCTCCGGGCGCTGATGGCCCCCGGAGGCGTCCTCTACTTCTCCACCAACTTCCTGGGCTTCGAACTGAAGGACTCCGCGACCCGGGCCATGGCGCAGGTGGAGGAAATCACCCCCCGCTCCATCCCCGAGGACTTCCACCGCAAGGAGATCCACCGATGCTGGCGCATGGTGGCCCCCTCGCGGTGA